Proteins found in one Mucilaginibacter inviolabilis genomic segment:
- a CDS encoding transposase, translated as MGDANMRLYNKKKVEDKFQKKYRVSSPRLPGWDYGSHGLYFVTICTKDRVPYLGEISQLPNESKAFFKHSGIGLIAEKYWLQLPDFYTYVKLDDFVLMPDHLHAILFIDKPDKTSWEINKFGVQKDNLAAILRGYKASVKKYANEKDIEFGWQPRYYDRVIRDQREYENVQQYIYDNPDNWLVNKDGFENLYL; from the coding sequence ATGGGAGACGCAAATATGCGTCTCTACAATAAAAAGAAAGTGGAAGATAAATTTCAGAAGAAATACCGTGTATCCTCACCGCGGTTGCCGGGATGGGATTATGGTTCCCATGGATTATATTTTGTGACCATTTGTACAAAAGATCGTGTGCCATATCTTGGCGAAATTAGTCAATTACCTAATGAGAGCAAGGCTTTCTTCAAACACTCGGGGATTGGATTAATCGCTGAGAAGTATTGGTTGCAGTTACCTGATTTTTACACTTATGTTAAGCTTGATGATTTTGTTTTGATGCCCGACCATTTACACGCTATATTGTTTATCGATAAGCCTGATAAAACCTCATGGGAGATCAATAAATTTGGTGTGCAAAAAGATAATCTTGCGGCTATTTTACGTGGATATAAAGCTTCTGTAAAAAAATACGCTAATGAAAAAGATATTGAATTTGGCTGGCAACCTCGTTATTATGATAGAGTGATAAGAGATCAACGTGAGTATGAAAACGTACAACAATATATCTATGATAATCCAGATAATTGGCTTGTGAACAAAGACGGATTTGAGAATTTATATTTATAA
- a CDS encoding M28 family peptidase encodes MKHLKLFILLILTFPAAAQTIIKPDAGIKQMVDEVSSKNIEATIRKLVTFKSRHTLSDTTSKTTGSGAARNWIKAEMEKYAAASGGRMTVQFDTFTQPKGTRIDQPVKLKNVLAILKGTDPTDTRVYIVSGHYDSRINDVMDANGVEPGANDDASGTALSMELARVMAKRSFPATIIFAAVVGEEQGLYGSANLAKRAKAENWNVDAMLNNDIVGNTHGMETDLKDNRSVRVFSDGIPTNATDKQVAALKSLGGENDSPSRELARYAKETGERYVDQLDVKLIYRRDRYLRGGDHLPFLEQGFTAVRFTEMNEDFNRQHQNIRTENGVDYGDLPDFVDFNYVQKVARMNLSVLANLASAPARPQNVGIITTDLTNKTKLTWEAPATGKKPAGYYVLMRETTSAFWERKFYVTDTTATLAYSKDNYFFAVQAVDADGHESLPVFPKPVR; translated from the coding sequence ATGAAACACCTAAAACTATTCATCCTTCTCATCTTAACCTTCCCCGCCGCAGCACAAACCATCATTAAACCCGATGCGGGTATTAAACAAATGGTTGATGAAGTATCATCCAAAAATATCGAGGCCACGATCCGCAAACTGGTGACTTTTAAAAGTCGACATACCCTGAGCGATACTACCAGCAAAACAACCGGCAGCGGAGCGGCACGCAACTGGATCAAGGCCGAAATGGAAAAATATGCCGCAGCATCTGGCGGACGTATGACCGTACAGTTTGACACGTTTACACAGCCAAAGGGTACACGTATTGATCAGCCTGTAAAACTGAAAAACGTATTGGCTATTCTGAAAGGAACAGACCCAACCGATACCCGGGTATATATCGTATCGGGTCATTATGATTCGCGCATTAATGATGTGATGGATGCCAATGGCGTTGAGCCGGGCGCTAATGACGATGCCTCTGGTACTGCTTTATCTATGGAATTGGCCCGGGTGATGGCTAAACGATCTTTCCCGGCTACTATTATTTTTGCGGCGGTAGTGGGCGAGGAACAGGGTCTTTATGGATCGGCCAACCTGGCCAAACGCGCCAAAGCCGAAAACTGGAATGTGGACGCCATGCTGAATAACGATATTGTAGGCAACACCCACGGTATGGAAACCGACCTGAAAGATAATCGCAGTGTACGTGTTTTTAGTGACGGTATCCCTACCAATGCTACCGATAAACAGGTAGCGGCGTTGAAATCATTAGGGGGCGAAAATGATAGTCCCTCCCGTGAGCTGGCTCGTTATGCCAAAGAGACCGGCGAACGCTATGTTGACCAGCTGGATGTAAAACTCATCTACCGGCGCGACCGGTACCTGCGTGGCGGCGATCACCTGCCATTTTTAGAGCAGGGTTTTACTGCGGTAAGGTTTACCGAAATGAACGAGGATTTCAACCGTCAGCACCAAAATATCCGCACCGAAAATGGCGTAGATTATGGCGACCTGCCCGATTTTGTTGATTTTAACTATGTGCAAAAAGTGGCCCGCATGAACCTGTCTGTTCTGGCCAACCTGGCATCGGCTCCGGCTCGACCGCAAAACGTAGGCATTATCACCACAGACCTTACCAATAAAACCAAACTAACCTGGGAAGCCCCGGCTACAGGCAAAAAACCGGCAGGCTACTATGTGCTCATGCGCGAAACCACCAGCGCCTTTTGGGAACGCAAATTTTATGTAACCGATACCACCGCTACGCTAGCCTATTCAAAAGATAATTACTTTTTTGCCGTACAAGCTGTTGATGCCGATGGGCATGAGAGTTTGCCGGTATTTCCGAAGCCGGTGAGATAA